In Parasegetibacter sp. NRK P23, the genomic stretch CTCCAATCATTTTTATTTTCGCGTTCAGCCTGTTGTTTGATTCGCCCTCTCTCCGCAATACTACCAGATCAATATCTTCTGAAAACCGCTTGATTGCACCAAAACATTTCAGCAATGAAGTGCCGCCTTTGAAAACCGCATCATCACCTATTTTACTTTTGAATATAGAAAATAGCGCAAATGTTACCCAATAGTCTTTCTCAATAAATATTTCAGGAATACCTATGTCCTGTGCTGTGAACTGTATCGCCTGTCTGAATAGTTCTTCATTTTCATGTAGCTTCATTTGAAATACCAGTTTTCAGCATTTGGAATTATCGAGGAAATACCGGGCATCTTATATTTTGTTACCGGGTTGAGGGTTTGATGTAGTTTCTTTGCCAAAGCATCTTTTCCTGCCTGCTCAAACATGGCTCCGGCCAATGCACGGGTGGCCGCCGGGTATTTGAGCAACAACGCTGCCATTTTTTTTTGGTCCGAATCTGATAAATCATTTACAATAGTGTTGAGCCGGACAATAGAAGACAGCACCGGAACGTCTGGTATTTCCCTGATATACCTGATGGCATCGAGAATTTGAAGTAATGGTATATGTTCTGTAGTAATTTCATTTTTCTGCCGGACAAATGAGATCGTGTATCGGTCCCGTTTTAATTTTGAACGAACATCGTTTTTGCCTATTTGAATGGTGTTACTAACCTGAGTTGTTAGTCCCAGCTTATTATAGATTGAATATCCTGTGAGATAACCTGTTACCTTGCCACCATCTTCCAGCAGGTCCTTTACCACCTGGTACAAATCAGGCCCCAGCTTACCAAACACAGTATGTTCTGCTTTGTAATATCTGCCTTTTGCAAGCTTTGACAATTTACCGGCTTCCACCATTCTGTTGAGCGCCTTTATGGTTGCCTCACGCTGGTCCGGCTCCTTTAAAAAGGTTGAGTAAGAAAACACCTGGCCAGGAGGTAGCTTCTCAATTTGCTTCGATATGAACGCTGTTGTACTCATCTAAGTTGAGTACAAATATAAACTAAATGTCCAGTTTTTTAATGAAAAAACTGGACATTTTAGAAAGAATTTTGTTTCTATTCTAAGATCCCTACCTATCTTTGCGCATGAAATACTCCCATCTTTTCTTTGACCTCGACCACACCCTCTGGGACTTCGAAGCCAATTCACGCCTCACTTTGCAGGAGCTCTTCCTTCAACTTGATCTTCCGGCAAAAGGCATAAAAGATTTTGACTCCTTCCACCAAAAATACCTCTACCACAACGACCGCCTCTGGGAAAGATACCGCAAGGGATTTGTGAAACAGGATGAACTCCGCTGGAAAAGAATGTGGCTCACCCTGCTCGATTTTAAGATCGGAGACGAAAAACTCGCCCGCGAAATGGCCCGCCTTTTTCTCGCGGGATTACCCACACGAAACCTGCTTTTCCCCGGAACCCTGGAACTGCTCGATTACCTGCGTTCCAAAAATTACCAACTGCACCTCATCACCAACGGGTTCGAAGACGTGCAACACAGCAAACTAAAGTATTCCGGGTTATCCCCTTATTTCGGGGAAGTGATTACTTCTGAAGGTTCCAACAGCCTCAAGCCCAACAAAGAGATTTTCGATTTCGCTTTCAGGAAAACAGGCGCCGTTCCCGAAAAAAGCATCATGATAGGAGATAGTATAGAAGCTGATATGGAAGGTGCGAAGAATGCCGGTATCGATCATATATTCGTGAACCACATGGCGGTGAAAACCGATTTCAGGGCCACGCATACGGTGTATTCCCTGCCTGAACTGCACACGATTTTTTAACCGGCTCATCCCCCCGAAAAAGACTAATTTTGCCCGGTTCAAAAAACGATAAAGAAAATGAGTAAAGGACCCGTTTCACAGTTTATCACGCACCATTACCGCCATTTTAACGCCGCTGCCCTGGTAGATGCCGCCAAAGGATATGAGACCCATCTCCTTGAAAACGGTAAAATGCTGGTATCCCTGGCAGGCGCCATGAGTACCGCAGAACTGGGCGTTTCCCTCGCGGAGATGATCCGTCAGGATAAGATTCATATCATCAGTTGCACAGGCGCCAACCTGGAAGAAGACGTGATGAACCTGGTGGCCCACTCCCACTATAAGCGCATCCCCAACTACCGCGATCTTACACCCCAGGAAGAATGGGACCTGCTGGAGAACCACTATAACCGCGTAACCGATACCTGCATCCCCGAAGAAGAAGCTTTCCGCCGCCTCCAGAAACACCTGGTGAAGCAATGGAAAGACGCGGAAGCCAACGGCGAAAGGTTCTTCCCGCACGAGTTCCTGTACAAAACAGTATTGAGCGGAGAACTGGAACAATATTATGAGATCGACCCCAAAGACAGCTGGATCGTGGCCGCAGCAGAAAAGAACCTGCCCATCGTGGTGCCGGGCTGGGAAGACAGTACCACCGGTAACATCTTCGCCAGTTACGTGATCAAAGGGGAACTGAAGGCCGATACGGTGAAAAGCGGTATCGAATACATGGTGTGGCTGGCCGACTGGTACCGCCAGAATTCCGAAGGAAAAGGCGTGGGCTTCTTCCAGATCGGTGGCGGCATCGCCGGGGATTTCCCCATCTGTGTGGTACCCATGATGTACCAGGACCTGGAATGGCACGATGTTCCTTTCTGGAGCTACTTCTGCCAGATATCAGATTCCACCACATCTTATGGTTCCTACTCCGGTGCCGTGCCCAACGAAAAAATCACCTGGGGTAAACTGGATATCCATACGCCCAAGTACATCGTGGAAAGTGATGCCACCATTGTGGCTCCGTTGATTTTCGCTTATCTGTTAGGTTGGTAGGAAGCTATTGTGCTACAAATAATAAAAGCTGGCGTATCCAAAGAGATGCGCCAGCTTTATTTTATACATCAATCCTTTCTACATACTTTTCCCGCAAACAGCACACGCGTTCCTGACATTACTTATCCGCCCAGGCGCCTTAATATGTCTGCGAGACTGCGAGGAACGGAGCACGAAGCAGTTGCGTGAAACAAATTTACTCCCGACGCCGTAACTCATTCCTTCCCGAACAACTCCCGCTTTGCCTCCAACGCTTTCGCATCGCCCAACGGACGGATCAGGTTGATGAGGATAATAGTTTTTACAATGATGCCCCTGAAAATGCTGGCCACCCCGGCCGAAGCGCCGTCTGAATAGCCCGTTGCTACTGCCCCCAGTATAATAAAGGCGCAAAAAGTAATGATGCCCCACACAATGGCCGTGTATGGTTTTTTCTTTGTCCAGAATCCAAGGGCAACGAATATACCAGCCTCCACCAGTGCGATGGCCATTACTACTGAAATCGTGATCGCGTCCAGGTCGGGTGTCATGAACAGGCTGATCATTTCACCGACGAAGAATAGTCCGGCTGCCCAGAATAATGCGTTACGCGCTTTTTTCACCCCCAGTTCATAGCCTTCCATTTCTATTTGTGCGAGGTCGGCTACATAAGAAGAGATCGTGTCCTGATCGTTTTGCTGCGGAGCTTTTTCCATAAGAAGGTTGTTTGGCTACAAAATAATAGCCGATTCCCTAAAAAAGAAATGTTGAACGCGGTATTTTCCGGTTCAACATTTCTTAATCGGGTAGCCTGGTTGTTTACAGCGGCTTATCCCTTACAATTTTGTTTTCCCTGTTGGCCATTTCCCAGGCGGTGTAGAACACCAGGCGGGCACGTTTTTCCATCAGGGGATAATTGATTTTATCAGGCGTATCACCGGGACGGTGGTAATCGGCATGCACGCCGTTGAAGTAAAAGATCACGGGCACACCTTTCACGGCGAAATTATAGTGGTCGCTCCTGTAGTAGAAGCGGTTGGGATCGTTGGGATCATTGTATTTGTAATCCAGCTTCATTTTCACGAACTGCTTGTTGGCGGCTTCGCTTACGGGGCGCAGATCGGAACTGAGTTTATCGTCGCCGATCACGTAAACATAATTGCCGGAGTCGGCACTTTTCTGGTATTCAAAACCCACCCTTCCGATCATATCGATGTTCAGGTCGGCCACTGTATTCTCCAATGGGAATATGGGGTGGTTGGAATAGTAGGCGGAACCCCAGAGCCCTTTCTCTTCCCCTGAAACCGTCATGAAAACGATGGACCTGCGCGGTCCTTTCCCGGCGGCTTTCGCTTTGGCGAAGGCTTCCGCCATTTCGAGGATGGACACGGTTCCGGAGCCGTCGTCATCGGCGCCCGCGTTGATCACGCCATTTTCAATACCGATATGGTCGTAGTGCGCGGTCACAAAAAGGTATTCATCTTTTTTATCGGTTCCTTCCACCACACCGAGTACGTTGGTACTTTCGAGTTGGGTGAATGATTTGCTGAACGCGAGTTTTACTTCAGCGGGATAAGTTTTGGAAGGAATGGTATTGGCTTTTGCCTGGTTCCAGTCGGCACCCATCAGCTTAGCCGCCACCTGCTCGGAAATGGAGAATACATTTGGCGTTACGCTTCTTTTGTACTGGTTCAGGCTCATTGCCCCATGTTGTGCGGCGATGCCCTGTTCGCGGGGAAACCCGCCCTGTACCAGCAATACTGCGGCCGCGCCCTTACGGATAAGCGCGTTGATCACCCTGGCGTAGTTGGCGTTGCGGGAATTGGCTGCTGCGGAAAGTCCGTTTACCAGTACCAGTTTCCCGGTTACTTCCAGGTTTTTGTAATCATTTCCGCCGCCCACCATAGTGGTGTCTTTCACATATACGAACTCACTGAAATATTGTGTGGCGGTATGGCTCTGGCCTAGGTTGAGTGTGAAGTCCTGGTCCAGTTTCAGCGCTGTACCATTCACCATCAGTTCCGCGGCTTCAAATTTGTCTTCATACACGGGGAATGCCTGCTGGTAGCTGGTTCCGTTACCAGGTTTCAGTCCCAGGGATTTAAAGTATTCTTCTATATAAGCTGCGGCTTTTCTTTGTCCTTCTTTCGCGGTTTCGCGGCCTTCCATTTCGGGACCGGCTACAATATAGAGGTGTTTTTTCAGGTCAGCGGCGGTGATGGTTTTACCGAATTTATCGGCTCCTTTCAACGTTGTTTTTTGGGCCATGGTGGGAACGGCGCCCATCAATGCCATGGCAAAGAGCAGTTTTCGCATATGTAATTGTTGGTGTTTTCCGGAGAGAATGGTGGTTAACAGGAGATCTTGTTCACGCGTTTTTCGTGTCTGCCGCCTTCAAATTCCGTATGCAGGAATGTGTCCACGATTTGTTTGGCAAGGTCAGTGGAAATGAATCTTGCAGGGATACAAATAATGTTGGCGTTGTTGTGTTTCCTGGCCAGGCTCGCGAGTTCTTCCTGCCATGCGATGGCGGCCCGGATACCCTGGTGCTTGTTGGCGGTAATGGCTACCCCGTTCGCACTGCCGCATACCAGTACACCGCAGCCCGATTCGCCCGATTCCACACTGAGGGAAGTGGGGTGCGCAAAGTCTGGATAATCCGCAGAATCAGGACTGTTGGTGCCGAAGTTTTTTACGGTATATCCTTTCTCCTGGAGATAAGCCAGCAGCATTTCCTTGTATTCATAACCGGCATGGTCGGCACCGATAGCGATAGGCAACGAAAGGTCGAACGAAGTATTCATGATAAATTAAGATTACAGGACGTGAAGTTAACTAATAATCACGATCAACTCCATTCCTTGTCTTTCTTCTCCTGGTCGCGTACTACCCTTGCGGAGATGCCGATACTGATTTCATAAAGAATCCAGAGCGGGATGGTTACGATCAACTGGCTCACCACATCAGGCGGTGTAATCACGGCCGCGATTACCAGGATTACCACTACCGCGTACTTGCGTGAGGCACGGAGAAATGCCGGGGTTAATATACCTACTCTCGAAAGGAAAAGCACGGCCAGCGGAAGCTGGAACACCACGCCCGTGCCCAATACGAGTTGGGTGATGTTCTCAATATAGTCGGAGATACGGAAATTGTTCTCGATCAGCGGACTGAGCGTAAAGCTCGCAAAGAAGTTCACCGTATAAGGGGCGAGCAGGAAATAACCGAAACCCACACCCAGGAAGAAGAGCAGTGATACCCAGAAGATCATGCCCCGTGTCTTTTTCTTTTCCTTTGGCGTGAGGGCCGGGCCCACAAAGCGCCAGAATTCCCAGAAAACATAAGGGAAGGCGATAATGAAGCCCGCTACGAAGGCGATGGTAAAGCTCATCATGAACTGGGAACTCATCTCTGTACTGATCAGTTTCAGGTTGATGTCTTCCATGCACATGGCATCGCCCATCCCGACTTTATGGCTGAAGTCGCAGATCAGCTTATAGGTGATAAAATCGTTGTGGGCAGGGCCGAGAATAATATCGTTGAAGAAAAAATCAATATTCGCGAACACGACAATCGCGCCTACCAGCACAGCCGCCAATGAACGTACCACGTGCCAGCGCAGCGCTTCAAGATGGTCCACGAACGACATTTCCGCCTGGTCATCACTCCTGTTGAACAATTTCTTTACCATATCAGATGCATGAAAGCGGGGCAAAAATAACCCATAAACCCATTGCCCGAAGAATTATTAAAACGAATACCAACTGTTTTATATATTTATTTTATGATTTCCAGGCTGCCCCTCACTATTTCCAACGCATACCTTATTCAATGCGAGCAACCGATATTGGTGGATACGGGGTCGCCCGGCGATTTTCAACTGCTCTCGCGCCGCCTGGAAAAAGAAGGACTCACGCTCCATGAACTTGCAATGATCGTGCATACACACGCCCACGCCGATCATGTGGGTTCCACCCACGCCATCAAGGAAAAAGCGGACATCCCCACCATCATCCATACCAACGACCTTCAATGGATCGAAAAAGGCGCGAATGCGCCCGCC encodes the following:
- a CDS encoding DUF6088 family protein codes for the protein MSTTAFISKQIEKLPPGQVFSYSTFLKEPDQREATIKALNRMVEAGKLSKLAKGRYYKAEHTVFGKLGPDLYQVVKDLLEDGGKVTGYLTGYSIYNKLGLTTQVSNTIQIGKNDVRSKLKRDRYTISFVRQKNEITTEHIPLLQILDAIRYIREIPDVPVLSSIVRLNTIVNDLSDSDQKKMAALLLKYPAATRALAGAMFEQAGKDALAKKLHQTLNPVTKYKMPGISSIIPNAENWYFK
- a CDS encoding YjjG family noncanonical pyrimidine nucleotidase, whose protein sequence is MKYSHLFFDLDHTLWDFEANSRLTLQELFLQLDLPAKGIKDFDSFHQKYLYHNDRLWERYRKGFVKQDELRWKRMWLTLLDFKIGDEKLAREMARLFLAGLPTRNLLFPGTLELLDYLRSKNYQLHLITNGFEDVQHSKLKYSGLSPYFGEVITSEGSNSLKPNKEIFDFAFRKTGAVPEKSIMIGDSIEADMEGAKNAGIDHIFVNHMAVKTDFRATHTVYSLPELHTIF
- a CDS encoding deoxyhypusine synthase family protein, with translation MSKGPVSQFITHHYRHFNAAALVDAAKGYETHLLENGKMLVSLAGAMSTAELGVSLAEMIRQDKIHIISCTGANLEEDVMNLVAHSHYKRIPNYRDLTPQEEWDLLENHYNRVTDTCIPEEEAFRRLQKHLVKQWKDAEANGERFFPHEFLYKTVLSGELEQYYEIDPKDSWIVAAAEKNLPIVVPGWEDSTTGNIFASYVIKGELKADTVKSGIEYMVWLADWYRQNSEGKGVGFFQIGGGIAGDFPICVVPMMYQDLEWHDVPFWSYFCQISDSTTSYGSYSGAVPNEKITWGKLDIHTPKYIVESDATIVAPLIFAYLLGW
- a CDS encoding UbiA family prenyltransferase codes for the protein MEKAPQQNDQDTISSYVADLAQIEMEGYELGVKKARNALFWAAGLFFVGEMISLFMTPDLDAITISVVMAIALVEAGIFVALGFWTKKKPYTAIVWGIITFCAFIILGAVATGYSDGASAGVASIFRGIIVKTIILINLIRPLGDAKALEAKRELFGKE
- a CDS encoding M28 family peptidase, which translates into the protein MRKLLFAMALMGAVPTMAQKTTLKGADKFGKTITAADLKKHLYIVAGPEMEGRETAKEGQRKAAAYIEEYFKSLGLKPGNGTSYQQAFPVYEDKFEAAELMVNGTALKLDQDFTLNLGQSHTATQYFSEFVYVKDTTMVGGGNDYKNLEVTGKLVLVNGLSAAANSRNANYARVINALIRKGAAAVLLVQGGFPREQGIAAQHGAMSLNQYKRSVTPNVFSISEQVAAKLMGADWNQAKANTIPSKTYPAEVKLAFSKSFTQLESTNVLGVVEGTDKKDEYLFVTAHYDHIGIENGVINAGADDDGSGTVSILEMAEAFAKAKAAGKGPRRSIVFMTVSGEEKGLWGSAYYSNHPIFPLENTVADLNIDMIGRVGFEYQKSADSGNYVYVIGDDKLSSDLRPVSEAANKQFVKMKLDYKYNDPNDPNRFYYRSDHYNFAVKGVPVIFYFNGVHADYHRPGDTPDKINYPLMEKRARLVFYTAWEMANRENKIVRDKPL
- the rpiB gene encoding ribose 5-phosphate isomerase B, producing MNTSFDLSLPIAIGADHAGYEYKEMLLAYLQEKGYTVKNFGTNSPDSADYPDFAHPTSLSVESGESGCGVLVCGSANGVAITANKHQGIRAAIAWQEELASLARKHNNANIICIPARFISTDLAKQIVDTFLHTEFEGGRHEKRVNKISC
- the tatC gene encoding twin-arginine translocase subunit TatC; its protein translation is MVKKLFNRSDDQAEMSFVDHLEALRWHVVRSLAAVLVGAIVVFANIDFFFNDIILGPAHNDFITYKLICDFSHKVGMGDAMCMEDINLKLISTEMSSQFMMSFTIAFVAGFIIAFPYVFWEFWRFVGPALTPKEKKKTRGMIFWVSLLFFLGVGFGYFLLAPYTVNFFASFTLSPLIENNFRISDYIENITQLVLGTGVVFQLPLAVLFLSRVGILTPAFLRASRKYAVVVILVIAAVITPPDVVSQLIVTIPLWILYEISIGISARVVRDQEKKDKEWS